One genomic window of Canis lupus baileyi chromosome 24, mCanLup2.hap1, whole genome shotgun sequence includes the following:
- the AGXT gene encoding alanine--glyoxylate aminotransferase has protein sequence MFRALARASVALGPQAAGWVRTMASQQLLVAPPKALLKPLSIPNRLLLGPGPSNLAPRILAAGGLQMIGHMHKEMFQIMDEIKEGIQYVFQTKNPLTLAVSGSGHCALEAALFNLLEPGDSFLVGANGIWGQRAADIGERIGARVHSMVKDPGDYYTLQDVEEGLAQHKPALLFLTQGESSCGVLQPLDGYGDLCHRYKCLLLVDTVAALGGVPIYMDQQGIDVLYSGSQKVLNSPPGTSLISFSDKAKSKIYARKTKPVSFYLDMKWLANIWGCDDQPRVYHHTTPVISLYSLRESLALIAEQGLENSWRQHREATAYLHERLQGLGLQLFVKDPAARLPTVTTVAAPAGYDWRDIVNYVMDHFDIEITGGLGPSVGKVLRIGLLGCNATRENVDRVTHALQEALRHCPRHKL, from the exons ATGTTCCGAGCACTGGCCAGGGCCAGTGTGGCCCTGGGGCCACAGGCGGCAGGTTGGGTGCGGACCATGGCCTCCCAGCAGCTGCTGGTGGCCCCCCCGAAGGCCCTGCTCAAGCCCTTGTCCATCCCGAACCGGCTTCTGCTGGGGCCCGGCCCTTCCAACCTGGCCCCACGCATCCTGGCGGCCGGAGGGCTGCAGATGATCGGGCACATGCACAAGGAGATGTTCCAG ATCATGGATGAGATCAAGGAAGGCATCCAGTACGTGTTCCAGACCAAGAACCCCCTGACCCTGGCCGTCAGCGGCTCGGGACACTGCGCCCTGGAGGCCGCCCTGTTCAACCTCCTGGAGCCGGGCGACTCCTTCCTGGTCGGGGCCAACGGCATCTGGGGGCAGCGGGCCGCGGACATCGGGGAGCGCATCG GAGCCCGGGTGCACTCGATGGTCAAGGACCCTGGAGACTACTACACGCTGCAGGACGTGGAAGAG GGCCTGGCCCAGCACAAGCCGGCGCTGCTGTTCCTGACGCAGGGGGAGTCATCGTGCGGCGTGCTGCAGCCCCTGGACGGCTACGGGGACCTCTGCCACAG GTACAAGTGCCTGCTCCTGGTGGACACCGTGGCAGCTCTGGGCGGGGTCCCCATCTACATGGACCAGCAAG GCATTGACGTCTTGTACTCGGGCTCCCAGAAGGTCCTGAACTCGCCTCCAGGGACGTCCCTCATCTCCTTCAGTGACAAGGCCAA GAGTAAGATCTACGCTCGGAAGACGAAGCCCGTCTCCTTCTACCTGGACATGAAGTGGCTGGCCAACATCTGGGGCTGCGACGAccagcccagggt GTATCATCACACCACCCCGGTCATCAGCCTGTACAGCCTGAGGGAGAGCCTGGCCCTCATAGCGGAACAG GGTCTGGAGAACAGCTGGCGGCAGCACCGGGAGGCCACGGCATATCTGCATGAGCGCCTGCAGGGGCTGGGTCTGCAGCTCTTCGTGAAGGATCCC GCCGCCCGGCTGCCCACCGTCACCACCGTGGCCGCGCCCGCCGGCTACGACTGGAGAGACATCGTCAACTACGTCATGGACCACTTCGACATCGAGATCACGGGCGGCCTTGGGCCCTCCGTGGGGAAG GTGCTTCGGATCGGCCTGCTGGGCTGTAACGCCACCCGAGAGAACGTGGACCGCGTGACCCACGCCCTGCAGGAGGCCCTGCGGCACTGCCCCCGGCACAAGCTGTGA